The Raphanus sativus cultivar WK10039 chromosome 2, ASM80110v3, whole genome shotgun sequence DNA segment gccgctcCTCAGGAGGATCTTTCTTCTGCCAAGAAggttttttgtgtgttttgcgATCTATTTTGATAGATTAATTGAATCTGATTGGAGATGAATCGATCGAGTATACTTTTAGATTTTGTAACGGATTGAAAGTTGTGATTGCAGTTGATAGATAATCTACCGGAGATGGTGATTGGGATATGGTCAGAGGATACCAACTCACAACTCGAGACCACCACTCTCCTCAGGAAACTGCTTTCTCTTGGtttgtcttttatttatttatttatttgttttttttttttttggttagagACTTAAAGTAGTTTTCTCTTTGCTTGTATGTTTGTTGTAGAGCAAAACCCACCTATCAATGATGTTATAGCATCTGGTGTTGTTCCTCGCCTTGTGACCTTTCTTTCAAGGGATGATTTTCCCAAACTTCAGGTAAAAGATAGATACATATAGTCAGGGCCGGCCCTGAGCCAAGCCTGATGAAACATTCGCTTCAAGCTCccgaatttttttaaaaattttacatagaaataagcccctaaatttgtaaaaaagaataatttttttaaaactacttGACTCGTCTACCGCCCCCAAAATCTCAGGGCCCTGGATATAGTTGATCTCTTTTGTTAGCTTGATTTGTGGATGTGGTGTTCAATTCtgcttgtttttgttttttttattagtttgagGCAGCTTGGGCGCTCACCAACATTGCTTCAGGGACATCAGAGAACACTAATGTTATCGTTCAAAGTGGTGCTATCCCAAGTTTTATCCATCTTCTCACCTCCCCTAATGAGGAAGTCCGCGAACAGGCTGTTTGGGCATTGGGGAACGTTGCTGGTGACTCACCAAAATGCCGTGACCTCGTCTTGAGTCTAGGTGCCATGTTGCCTCTCCTCTCTCAGTTCCATGACCATACAAAGCTCTCCATGCTTAGGAACGCTACTTGGACTTTGTCAAACTTCTGCAGAGGGAAGCCTCAGCCTTCTTTTGAGCAGACAAGCCCAGCTTTACCGGTTCTCAAGAGGCTTGTGGAATCAACAGATGAAGAAGTTCTCACAGATGCATGCTGGGCTCTGTCATACCTCTCGGACAGCTCAAATGAAAAGATACAGACTGTTATCGATGCTGGCGTTATCCCTCGCCTCATCGATCTCTTAGcgtgagtatatatatatatatatatatgatttaacataaattaattatctGAAATGCTTACTCTTTAACACTTTATCTTTGTTAGTCATTCGGCGCCGGCAGTCCTGATTCCTGCTCTTCGTACCATTGGAAACATTGTTACTGGCGATGATTTACAGACTCAGGTGCGTTTCATCAcaattctacttttttttttttttttttactttgtttaGTCTTCGTTTTAAGTTTCGAGTGGTTTTATAGAAATCACTCCATTTTTTTGAAGCtaattctactttttttttagtttattaagtTGGAAAATAATTTGTCTCTAACTCTTGTTCTATCATAACAGACGGTTCTCGACCATCAAGTGCTTCCTCGTCTTCTCCACCTTCTTACAAACCCTTACAAGAAGAGTATCAAGAAGGAAGCTTGCTGGACCATCTCCAACATTACAGCTGGGAGTTCTAAACAGATACAagttagttttttcttttttttatatataacagAGTCGagctttgttgttgtttgttttctgatttttaatatttaaaaaaaaaaaccgaatgTGCTGCGTGCAGGGAGTGATTGAAGCAGGTATCATTCAGTCTCTTATTGGGGTGCTCCATAACGCAGAGTTCGAAGTGAAAAAAGAAGCTGCTTGGGGGATCTCAAATGCTACTTCTGGTGGCACTCATGATCAAATCAAGTAAAGAACTACAAACAAAACTATGAAGCCTTAAACCAAAGATCATTTTCTAAAACATgtctttgctctctctctctctctctctcgtagGTTTCTGGTGAGCCAAGGCTGTATCAAACCGCTGTGCGATCTTCTAACCTGCCCGGATCCAAGAATCTTGACGGTTTGTTTAGAAGCGTTGGAGAACATTCTGGTGGTTGGAGAAGCAGTGAAGAGCTTAGGTCATACAGGAGATGATAACCCTTTCGCTACAATGATAGATGAAGCGGAAGGGCTTGAGAAGATTGAGAATCTTCAGAGCCACGACAACAACGATATATACCAAAAGGCTGTGAAAATCCTCGAAACGTTTTGGACTgaagacgatgatgatgatgaaggagCCAACGATGAGAACCACGCTCCGCAAGCCGGTTTCCAGTTCGGAAGCGCTAACGTTGCTGCCCCTCCTAGTCAATTCAACTTCATGTGACGAAGGTATCGAACGGTGATAACGTGAAGTGAAAGAagttttttcttgtcttttctaCTGCATCATGCACAAGTCACAACTCGTGGATATGAAGAAACACTGTACGAGTAGTATCTTTTGTCTGGTTGTGAAACAGTTAATGTTTGGTGTTTTTTTCAATAACGAGTCTCTATTATATCGGAGTGGAAATTAAAGTTCATTTGTTTGCTCTGTTGATGTTTGCAACGAAACCGTAATCGTGGTCATAGTTTCTTCGTTTTCTTGGGATTAAAGAAAGTTATTACCAAACTTTAGAGTTTATGCACAATAGATTTGATTCTAGCATAAAGGATGATTGATAAGAGACAGTTTTCACATGGTCTaaaaaagtttcaatttttggTTCTTCCACCTAGATTCCTTATGTGTTTATCATCCCCCACAAGCTGTAAATCTAAAAAGAATCACATTCCAAAGTTTCTACTGATGAGgtcttaaaagaaaaaaataggaaGACATCTTTTTGGGACcaacatataaaagaaaaactttttatatacTACAGTTTTTATAAtcaccagttttttttttggtattctCTAGATCCTCCTTTGTTAGGTGATGAATATTTCACGAGTTTTGTTTCATctcagaaaaaaatgaagatgtTTAATTATTACTTTAgtttataattatcattttgTTGTATAGGTTATGCACTAAAGCTAACATCGATATTATTTTTCAGTTGCATAAAAGAACCGGTCCGAAGCTTTTACCATAACAATAGCACTTGAATAGTTCTTCTGGATATGgatcaaaatttcatatatatctTAATCTCAGTCCTTGAGTGAAAAGAAAATGAGTCGGTTCCGGGTTAGCGTTTTCGGGACCCACGGGACAGAGACTGGGTGAGAATCCGAGTCAGGACCCGAGTGATGGTCGTGGAAGCCAGCCTGGTTTGAATGGTAATGGGCCTATGTGATTCTGAAGCGTAGACCGTACGGACTGTCGCCATGTGCTTCAAAGaccaacaaaatatatttatagagcGATAATAAAAAGAACATAAAAGCTTCTCCTCTTAAGGGTACGTTAACGTATGTGTTAGATTTTACATAGCGAAGATAAAACTTTAAGATTCGCTTTGGTCGTGTCTATTCTGACAAGACTAACGACAACGTATTAATATGAGGAGtgtgaaattgtttttgaacggttaaaaataaataaagtaatttaCTTTTATTACGAACTTAACCACTGTTGCAATCAATTATGAAATTAATTGATCCATAAGTTGCAATCTGATATAATTATACATATCTTACGTTTCTTAAAAATtctcaatttaatatttttaaaaaaataatcaaaatgtacttatgtttttattaattacaatatttgataaatagtatttgagataaaaaataatatttgtaagaTCAGTAcagtttacaattaatattaGGATGAAAATAGGTATAATTTgcattgatattttaaaatttgatttttgtgaaaaaaaatgttaaaataatatttttttaagaaacataTAGATAATTTTGATAGATATTATGGAAGTGATTTGTTAAGATGTCTTATTATATTTTCCATACTTTTTGGGTTGATATATGGAAAATCTgtcaaaaaaacacaaacttttcagtgattttagaattaattaacaatgttttcgttgacttgccaatttagcacgccgtcagcaaatttaacataaaaaataacatCGTTAAATGTTGGTgttaagtgaaacgacgtcgttttacatgatttgaagataaaatcAAGTTGACCACTGGGTTCGAACCTAGGTTATTTGGATCAAATGATAAGATACTTTACCACTCGACTAGTGGATCAATCAATGAAGTTACTAACACACTTAATTATATTTGGTACtcattgaatataaaaaaattatctaaaaacttaaaaaaaaatttaaaaatttctaaaaacttaaaaaaaatttaaaatttctaaaaactgaaaagttaattccaaaaaagaaattttttatttttcggattataaaaaaaattaaaaaaaaaatcgaaaaaattccaaaaagttataaatatttcgaatctgaaaacatataatcagaaactataaaaataatttattattattattattatttatttttttatagtttctgattatatgttttcagatttgaaaatttttatcactttttttttgaattttgttttcgaattattttattttttcaaattttcttttaataatttgaaaaatgaaaattttctttttgggcatttaaaaaaaaaaaataaataaataattttttttatagattcagattattttcagattcgaatttatttttataactttttttgctattttcggttttttgtttttttttttaaatttttaatcctaaaatgaatttttttttatgaatttgtttttaaaaatgaaaattttggaagattttttgattttttaaaggaaaaataaaattttatttttaatttcagtttcaaaattaattttataaaaaattctttatttttcaaattttggaattttaaagatcttttaaatttttagagaattttttatattcaaaatcaatatcaaataaaacTAAACGTGTTTGTTCCTATATTGAATGAGCAATTAGCTTAGTGGTAAAATACCTTGCTATTTGATCTAAACAACCTGGGTTCGAACCCCGGTGTCtaccaatttttattttcaaatcatgtaaAATGAAATgacgtcgtttcacttaacGCCAACAGTTAACGTTGGGTTAACGCTGTCTTAACTCTCGTTTAACGGTGTGCTAATTTGGTCAGTCAAtcgtaaattttttaataatctaaataaGTCGATAAAAGTTCAGGGTTTTATTGGTTAGACAAGTGTAAAGGTTTCTTTTGGCAACTTTTGAAAAGTTCAGTGTCtttttggccgatttcccgTTGATATATTAACTTTTTGTTCTGATGTAGCATTGCTTCTGTAAATTCCATTTCACTAGCAAAATAGCATTGACATAGCCAGTatatttaaagaatatatacaTTCATGTAGAATCAcccaaaaatgttaaaatactatatatatgaacTAATCAATAACATAACCAACCCTTGGTCAAGAAATAAATAATCagtaactttttaatattttgttatgaaaTTCAGTCGATTAATcttgttataaattattattttttcttgataTTAGCATGCAAAAGCAAAACATAACCATGTGATATCTTTAAAGCTTAAACCAAAAACCTAACTACCATTAGTAGTAACTAGTAAGGTTTGTAATTGGGATTACATTTACATCGTTAGatgtttttcataatataatagagGAAAAAACATTTATCAGATTGTTGTAATAATAGCAAAAGCAGACAATGACAGCTGTGTCTTTAATACTAcacaaattgtttttgtttttgtttttcattcttACTTGTATTAAAATATCCCACTTgacataaataatcaaatacgAGTGATTACAAATACTGATgcaataaatacaaataattaaaaatgtaaaaatgcATTCACTTCTCACACTCTCtcgtttatattaaaaaaaaaacaaataattaaaccatcgattctctctctttcatcatcttcttcttcttcttctgtctgCAGAGCTCGCAGGGAGATAGAGAAAGAAAGGTTTAGAGTGCAGTGTGGGCGCACGGTGCTTCTCTAATTTCTTATCCTACGCCTTTCCGCCTTGTTTCTTATCCTGCGCCTCTCCACCTTTTGTTCCTGTATCTCATGGACGCTTCTTCTCCAAGGAACAAAACATCATCTGGTTATTTCTCACTATAAAATTCAAAGCGTTTTCCGCATTGAAGAACCGCGTTTGCGTTTCGGATCTTAAATTAGCGTTTCTTGAAATGCTCTGGATCACGAGATTCTCTGCATTTTTCTCCGCCGCGATGGCAGTGATCATCCTATCTCCGTCGCTTCAGTCGTTTCCTCCCGCGGCGGCGATCCGTTCGTCATCGCATCCGGATCGGAGTTTAATCTCATCCTTCAGAAAATCTCCGGCCTTCCGCAACGCCGACGACGAATGCCTCTCCTCCGCCGCGGACTCCAACGTCTGCAACCCTTCCTTAGTCCACGTGGCGATCACACTCGACGTCGTGTACCTGCGCGGCTCAATCGCAGCCGTCAACTCCATCCTCCAGCACTCGCTCTGCCCCGAGAACGTCTTCTTCCACTTCATCGTCTCGGAGACGAACCTGGAGTCGCTGGTGCGGTCGACTTTTCAAGAACTCAAATTCAAAGTTTACTATTTTGCCCCCGAGACGGTTCGCGGTCTGATCTCTTCCTCCGTGAGACAAGCACTGGAGCAGCCGTTGAATTACGCTAGAAACTACCTCGCGGAGCTTCTCGAGGATTGCGTTAGCCGGGTCATATACTTGGATTCGGATCTCATCGTGGTCGACGACATAGCCAAGCTCTGGAAAACGGGTCTGGGTCCGAGGATAATCGGAGCTCCGGAGTACTGCCACGCGAATTTCACTAAATACTTCACGGGAAGGTTCTGGTCGGAGGAGAGATTCTCCGGGACGTTTCGAGGGAGGAGACCTTGTTACTTCAACACGGGAGTGATGGTGATAGATCTCAAGAGGTGGAGACGTGGTGGGTACACGAGGCGTATCGAGAAGTGGATGGAGATTCAGAGGACTGAGAGGATCTACGACCTCGGCTCCCTCCCGCCCTTTCTCCTTGTTTTCGCCGGTCACGTCGCTCCCATTCCGCATAGGTGGAACCAGCATGGTCTCGGTGGGGACAATGTTAGAGGTAGCTGTCGTGATTTGCATCCTGGTCCGGTGAGCTTGCTTCATTGGTCTGGTAGTGGCAAGCCGTGGTTAAGGCTTGACTCCAAACGTCCTTGTCCGTTAGATGCTCTATGGACGCCTTACGACCTGTATCGACACTCGCTTTGACGAGCTACACAGCATGGTAATATTCTCAATCACAAActctgttttattttgaattcagTTTATCTATTACTtgcttttatgttttgtttgttcaATCACTGACTTTAAGTTAGTTCTTAAAGCTAATGACTTTTCCTCTGTTGATTTGAACTCTTGTGAAGCTTAACCCGTCTGTGGGTATGTCATCATAGATTCTTGCAAGGAAGCTCTAGATTGTTTGCAAGATTAGAATGTTTCTTGTTTTGTCTAGTTGATAAACTATTGTTCTTCTGTCGGTGGATATATGATATGCACAGTGTGCCACTAGGTAGGTTGTTTTCATCACATGGAAAATGAGTGGCTCCTACTAGGGTCTGATGATAAGACCAGAAAACACTGAATCACAGTTATATTGACATTATTGTTTAaacttgtctttttttttaatcatatgatGCATTTAGCTCAAAGATAAGTCATCTTTAGTTTAGTCTCATCCTGGTTTTAGGTTACTGGTTCTGGTATTAAGAGAAATCTTGTGCTTTATTAGTGTCATATCTTTGTTTTAAGAGTGGTGTGTTTAGCTACTAATTAGATAAACCATAATAAGATTAAGAGAAGAGAGTAAATAGAGAGACGTGTGAACAACTTTCTCTTGGCTATCGCTGTTAACGCAGCTAATTAGAGTTCCAAGAGTTGGTTTCTTCGTTCTTGTGTTGGTATCTACAAAATTGTGTGCGACCCCACGTTCTCTTTTGTTCGTTTTAAAAATGTCGAAGAAAGCAGAGGGGACCGATTCTTTTAGGACCCCCAGTGTAGGTGACAATGGCTCTTAAGACTCCAACCATTTATTGGCTTAAGCCAGCTGGTTATGTTCTAATCACATGTGGGTCTGATTCATTATGATcatcagatatttttttaaaagtatctgatcattaaatatttattttgtaatgtcttaaaaagaaaattgaaatttaCTTTTTGATTGTTTAAAGCAGCCATTTGGTGTTATATTATGAGGAGACTGGAGAATAGAGGAAGTTTCATCGGCTATTTACCGGTTCGGAAGAAAATCAGAAGGTAGCTTTTGTTTGTAGAAGATGAAAACCCTTAACCGGGTAAAATGGGTTTGGTTTAGCTAAACCGGAGACAATTTGAGATGTGGGGGTTGGATCATTTTTTGTTggggaaaagaaaaaacagaattAGGTTATTCATGTGGATGAGACTTTGTTGTTCTTATCATTAATTTGTTttccttatatatttttttatggtATTTTATGCAGATACTTGTGTTAGCGTCTGAAAAAAAAGCATGTATGTCTTGGTTAATGGCCATATGTTCCTCTTGTAGCCTCAGTTACTACTTACAACATGCCATGTTCCTCTCCTAATGTCGgtccaaaaaagaaaacaatacaaataaatattatctatattattaaaattgaagtacaaattaggtttgtttagaaatatatcggtttaaaaaaaaattatattttattggttgttctattccggtctgattacccagaccacctcaagtttgagtaatagaatagctgtttgccgtaaaaaaaaaaaaaacagtttcaaaaaaaatgtttggaaATAAGGATAGTAGTTTAGAAAAAAGAGATTATTTGGAAACACAAATAGcaatataaaagaatataatgttgtttggaatcATAAATAacagtatattaaaaaaaagtaatgaatttatgttatcgataaaaattgaaagtccattatattataaaaaaatatctattttgataagctttaaaatatatgaaaatggaATAATATAATTAcctaaatttgtttttgtctaaaataatcataaaataaaattttaatttgatatacatatttcaaatcaaaataataatataaagttgatttatatcaatattaatttaaaatatgcatatattcaaaattttattttttactaaaatattttctaataaatattattaaaataaatgttttcaatatatataagaaaatacaataaaaatcttagtttcatatactaacttaaattatggtttttatatttcacattaaaattttaaaaatattatatattattatctatATGATAGtgcatataaaatactattaattataattacttatatgatgtacgtataaaatacgattaactATAcgataacatatatatatggtatataatagTGACTAAGGGTGgattttcggatatccattcgggtttggaTCGGATCTGTTTCGGTTTCGGATTTTTGGGGTCAAATATTTTCAGCTcaattcagatatttctaaattttttggtTCGTTTtatttggatc contains these protein-coding regions:
- the LOC108842556 gene encoding importin subunit alpha-3, yielding MSLRPSAKTEVRRNRYKVAVDAEEGRRRREDHMVEIRKNKREENLQKKRREAISSSSSSAAPQEDLSSAKKLIDNLPEMVIGIWSEDTNSQLETTTLLRKLLSLEQNPPINDVIASGVVPRLVTFLSRDDFPKLQFEAAWALTNIASGTSENTNVIVQSGAIPSFIHLLTSPNEEVREQAVWALGNVAGDSPKCRDLVLSLGAMLPLLSQFHDHTKLSMLRNATWTLSNFCRGKPQPSFEQTSPALPVLKRLVESTDEEVLTDACWALSYLSDSSNEKIQTVIDAGVIPRLIDLLAHSAPAVLIPALRTIGNIVTGDDLQTQTVLDHQVLPRLLHLLTNPYKKSIKKEACWTISNITAGSSKQIQGVIEAGIIQSLIGVLHNAEFEVKKEAAWGISNATSGGTHDQIKFLVSQGCIKPLCDLLTCPDPRILTVCLEALENILVVGEAVKSLGHTGDDNPFATMIDEAEGLEKIENLQSHDNNDIYQKAVKILETFWTEDDDDDEGANDENHAPQAGFQFGSANVAAPPSQFNFM
- the LOC108843200 gene encoding probable galacturonosyltransferase-like 6; this encodes MLWITRFSAFFSAAMAVIILSPSLQSFPPAAAIRSSSHPDRSLISSFRKSPAFRNADDECLSSAADSNVCNPSLVHVAITLDVVYLRGSIAAVNSILQHSLCPENVFFHFIVSETNLESLVRSTFQELKFKVYYFAPETVRGLISSSVRQALEQPLNYARNYLAELLEDCVSRVIYLDSDLIVVDDIAKLWKTGLGPRIIGAPEYCHANFTKYFTGRFWSEERFSGTFRGRRPCYFNTGVMVIDLKRWRRGGYTRRIEKWMEIQRTERIYDLGSLPPFLLVFAGHVAPIPHRWNQHGLGGDNVRGSCRDLHPGPVSLLHWSGSGKPWLRLDSKRPCPLDALWTPYDLYRHSL